Proteins encoded in a region of the Lepeophtheirus salmonis chromosome 6, UVic_Lsal_1.4, whole genome shotgun sequence genome:
- the LOC121120546 gene encoding histone H2A gives MSGRGKGGKVKGKAKSRSSRAGLQFPVGRIHRLLRKGNYAERVGAGAPVYLAAVMEYLAAEVLELAGNAARDNKKTRIIPRHLQLAIRNDEELNKLLAGVTIAQGGVLPNIQAVLLPKKTEKSS, from the coding sequence ATGTCTGGCCGTGGTAAAGGAGGAAAAGTGAAGGGAAAGGCAAAGTCCCGTTCCAGCCGTGCTGGACTCCAGTTCCCCGTTGGTCGTATCCATCGTCTCTTGAGGAAGGGAAACTATGCCGAGCGTGTGGGTGCTGGTGCTCCCGTCTACTTGGCTGCTGTCATGGAATACCTCGCTGCTGAGGTTCTCGAGTTGGCAGGCAATGCTGCTCGTGACAACAAGAAGACCCGTATCATCCCCCGTCATCTCCAATTGGCCATCCGTAACGACGAGGAGTTGAACAAATTGTTGGCTGGTGTAACCATTGCCCAAGGTGGTGTCCTTCCCAACATCCAAGCCGTTCTCTTGCCCAAGAAGACCGAAAAGTCTTCATAA
- the LOC121120542 gene encoding histone H2A: MSGRGKGGKVKGKAKSRSSRAGLQFPVGRIHRLLRKGNYAERVGAGAPVYLAAVMEYLAAEVLELAGNAARDNKKTRIIPRHLQLAIRNDEELNKLLAGVTIAQGGVLPNIQAVLLPKKTEKSS, translated from the coding sequence ATGTCTGGCCGTGGTAAAGGAGGAAAAGTGAAGGGAAAGGCAAAGTCCCGTTCCAGCCGTGCTGGACTCCAGTTCCCCGTTGGTCGTATCCATCGTCTCTTGAGGAAGGGAAACTATGCCGAGCGTGTGGGTGCTGGTGCTCCCGTCTACTTGGCTGCTGTCATGGAATACCTCGCTGCTGAGGTTCTCGAGTTGGCAGGCAATGCTGCTCGTGACAACAAGAAGACCCGTATCATCCCCCGTCATCTCCAATTGGCCATCCGTAACGACGAGGAGTTGAACAAATTGTTGGCTGGTGTAACCATTGCCCAAGGTGGTGTCCTCCCCAACATCCAAGCCGTTCTCTTGCCCAAGAAGACCGAAAAGTCTTCATAA
- the LOC121120547 gene encoding histone H2A, with translation MSGRGKGGKVKGKAKSRSSRAGLQFPVGRIHRLLRKGNYAERVGAGAPVYLAAVMEYLAAEVLELAGNAARDNKKTRIIPRHLQLAIRNDEELNKLLAGVTIAQGGVLPNIQAVLLPKKTEKSS, from the coding sequence ATGTCTGGCCGTGGTAAAGGAGGAAAAGTGAAGGGAAAGGCAAAGTCCCGTTCCAGCCGTGCTGGACTCCAGTTCCCCGTTGGTCGTATCCATCGTCTCTTGAGGAAGGGAAACTATGCCGAGCGTGTGGGTGCTGGTGCTCCCGTCTACTTGGCTGCTGTCATGGAATACCTCGCTGCTGAGGTTCTCGAGTTGGCAGGCAATGCTGCTCGTGACAACAAGAAGACTCGTATCATCCCCCGTCATCTCCAATTGGCCATCCGTAACGACGAGGAGTTGAACAAATTGTTGGCTGGTGTAACCATTGCCCAAGGTGGTGTCCTCCCCAACATCCAAGCCGTTCTCTTGCCCAAGAAGACCGAAAAGTCTTCATAA